A genome region from Nicotiana tabacum cultivar K326 chromosome 13, ASM71507v2, whole genome shotgun sequence includes the following:
- the LOC107779096 gene encoding oleosin Cor a 13-like has product MADYYGQQHTQHQHQQLNPVQQPRSHQMVKAATAVTAGGSLLVLSGLTLAGTVIALTVATPLLVIFSPVIVPAVITIFMLVSGFLASGGFGVAAISVLSWIYRYVTGKRPPGADQLEHARHRLATKAGEMKDRAQEFGQQHVTGTQQG; this is encoded by the coding sequence ATGGCAGATTACTATGGGCAGCAACATACtcagcaccagcaccagcagctcAATCCAGTGCAACAGCCTAGATCTCACCAGATGGTGAAGGCTGCTACTGCTGTCACTGCTGGCGGTTCACTTCTTGTTCTTTCCGGCCTAACTTTAGCCGGAACGGTGATTGCGCTTACTGTTGCCACCCCTTTGCTTGTGATTTTTAGCCCAGTGATTGTTCCTGctgttattactattttcatgTTGGTCTCAGGGTTCTTGGCTTCGGGCGGATTTGGGGTGGCGGCGATAAGCGTTTTATCATGGATTTATAGGTACGTGACCGGAAAGCGCCCGCCCGGTGCGGACCAGTTGGAGCATGCAAGGCACAGGTTGGCTACTAAGGCTGGGGAGATGAAAGACAGGGCTCAGGAGTTTGGGCAGCAACATGTCACTGGGACCCAGCAGGGTTGA